Part of the Undibacter mobilis genome is shown below.
GTTTTGGTGGTGTATCTGCGGATCGGTCTGCGCTTCCTCAAGGTGCTTCTTGTAGTTCACCGGCGCTGCGACGATCTTGCCCGGATTGGCAACCGGCGAAAGCAGAGTGCACTCGCTCAGCGCCAGCGTCTTTGCCGTTTTCGCAAGCTTGTCCGCTTCGGCCCGCACCGCTGGCAGGTTGGCTATCATCAGATCGTGCGTGGGGAAGGGATAACGCGCCGCCGGCAGAACATCGAGGGCGGCGGTGACATCCTTGACACGATCGCCTTCGACGACGCCGAGGCGGTTATCGTTGAAACGGCAGAGCTTCATGGGGCGTTTCCGGTCTGGCTTTCAGAATTTGCGCCAGCCGGATGACATGTTTCGCGCGCGAAGACCATAGCGTTCTCCAGCGACGTGGATGCCGGCTCGCGTGAAGTAACGCGTCAGGAAAGCTCAGCCGTGGGCAAGGCTTATTCGGTGGGCGACTTGGCCGGTGCGGCGAGCACGGTTTTGCAGGCCGGCGGCAGATCGGCGAGCGTGATAGGCCGCGGCGGCTTGCCGCCCGGCGGTCGCGGCTTGGGCTTGAGAACCTTGTCGGAGAACCAGTAATCGAGCGCGGCGCCGCAGCCATCGCTGTCCGGCACTGAGGGCTGTGGGCGGCAGTTGGGCGAATCCGCCGGGCATTCGAGCCGCACATGGATGTGATCATGGTGCGCATACCAGGGCCGCACCTTTTCCATCCAGTCCGGATGCTTGGCGCCCTGCATCCGGCACATTTCCTTCTTGATCGCGGCATTGACCAGCACGCGCTCGACACCGGGCTGCTGCGCGGCGACGCGGATGAAGTCGTAATGCTGCGGCGTCCAGGTCTTGGGATTGATACTCTTCCAGTCGGTGCCAACGAGATTGATCGCCGACACCTTCTCGCGCTCGTCGCTCGACAAGGTGTGGCCCGGCATCGGCATGAACCAGACATCGACGTCGAGGCCGGTCTGGTGGCTCATATGACCGAACGGGGTTGGGCCGCCGCGCGGCTGCGCCATGTCGCCGACGAGAATGCCTTTCCAGCCGGTTGCCTTGGCGGCGGCGGGCGCGAAGCGTTCGAGAAACTGTACGAGGCTTGGATGGCCCCAGTTGCGGTTGCGCGACAGCCTCATGACCTGCCAGGTCGGGCCGTTGACTGGTAATGCGACGCCGCCTTGCAGACAGCCGCGCGGGTAATAGCCGATGGCCATGGCCTTGCCGAGGCTCGGCAGCTTCTCCGCGGAGAAGAGTTGCTTGGCCGGTACCGGTTCGTCTTTCCTGTCCGCCTTGTCGGCGATGCTCGGCTTTTCCGGCGGCAGCGGCGTCGGCGACGCAACGGCGGGTGCGGGCGTGTCGGTTGCCGGAGCTGTCGTCACCGGCGCCGGTGCGGGCTCTGGCGCTGCGGGCTTGACCACATCGATCGGCGGCGCGGCCGGCGGCGTTGTGGTCGCAGGCGGCGCCGTCCATGGCGCGATCACGGCGGGCCGTGTCGCCGACGGCTGATCGGCAGGCGCGGAGACTGAAGCATCGGGCGCGCCATCAAGCGTCTGCCCGACGGCGAATGCGCCGGCAACGAGCAGCGTGAAGCAGGCACCGATGATGGCAGCGCGATAGGTCATAGCAGTCGATTTAAGCGATTTCGGTCCGGACTGTCAGGTTAATTGCGCGGCATGGTTTAAGTCGGCGGTGGCCGGGTTCCATGTCGGGGCAGTACGGAAATCCGAACAACATCAGTCACTTTTATGGTTAACGAAAGCTTTACAACCCCGGCCATGATCGGCGATCCTTGGCGGGTCGCGATTTCTTGGAAGGTGCTGCCATGCGTTGTGTAGGTGTTGCTGTCGCCGTCGCGTTCCTGGGACTCGCGCCGTCCGTCGCGCAGGCGGAAATCGTCATCACCATCAGCAAGGCGCAGCAGCGCGTCGCCGTCGCGGTCGATGGCGCGGAACGTTTCCGCTGGCCGGTGTCGACCGGCCGTCGCGGCTTCGACACGCCGGTCGGCAAGTTCCGTCCGGTGCGGCTCGAGAAGAATTGGTATTCGCGCAAATACGACTGGGCGCCAATGCCGAATTCGATCTTCTTCTACCGGGGCTATGCGATGCATGGCACGACGGAAGAGCGCAATCTCGGGCGCCGCGCCTCGCATGGCTGCGTACGGCTGAGCCGCGAGCACGCCGCGACATTGTTCGCCATGGTACGCGAGCGCGGCCGCGCCAATGCGCGCATTGTCGTCGTTAACGGGCCGCTGCCGAAACAGGACTATCCAGCCGAGACGCCAATGGCGGCGGTCGAGCAGCCGGCCGATGCCGCAGCGGCGCTCGCCCGCGCCACCGACGACGACGTTATTCAGGTGACGGTAACGCCCGACGCGCTGCCGCTGGCGAAGCCCGCCGTGCTGACGATGGCGCCGCCGCGTGACGATGCACCGGCCGCGATGCCGCTTGCACGGCCGGTGGCGCGACAGGCGCGGCCGGCCCGCGCCGAGAAGTTCACCTCGGTCGGGAGCGAGGCTGCGGTGCTGCGCGGGCGCGAAGCCTGGCTGCGCAGCCTCGACCGCAAATACGGGATCGTGCGCTAACCACATTTTGCGAAGGCCGCCCGGAGCCGGCTTCGGTCACGGTAAACAGAAGGCCGGGAGTTTTGTATGCGTCGTCTGGCCGTCGCTCTTTTCGTGCTCGCGTTGTCGCTCGCCGCTCATGCGGCGCAGGCGGGCATTGTCGTTACCGTGAACAAATCGGCGCAGGAGCTGACCGTCGAAGTCGACGGCGTCACGCAATATCGCTGGCCGGTCTCAACCGCGCGCTGGGGCTACAATACCCCCAACGGCACCTATCGGCCGCAGCGCCTCGAGCGGCAGTGGTACTCGCGCAAATACGACTGGTCGCCGATGCCCTATTCGATCTTCTTTGCCGGCGGCTACGCCATTCACGGCAGCAATGAGATTTCGCGCCTCGGCCGCCCGGCCTCGCACGGCTGCATCCGCCTGCATCCGAAGAACGCCGCAGTGCTGTTCGATCTCGTCAAGCGCAACCCCGGCGCAACCCGCATCGACATCGTCGGCGGGCGGCCGGACGCGGCGCCGGAAAAATCACCGCGCCGCACCGGCCCGCAGGTCGAGTTCCGCCCGCGCAAGCGCGTGATGCATGAAGAGCGGATCGTGCGCCGCCGCGCCGTCCCTGCCGAGGAAAGCTTCGAGGAAATCTTTCTCGAGCCGCCGCGCTATCGTTCCCGTCGCGCCGTGCAATGGGATGATTTTTAAAAGCTAGCTTGCCCGCCGCTTGCGCGTGGCCGCCGCCTTCTTGGCCGAGCGTGAGCGCGCCGCCTTGGAGCGTGAGGCCGAAGCGCGGCCGCCGATCTTGCCGCCTTTGCGCGATGAAGCGTGGCTCTCTTTCTTGCCGCGGCCCGAGCCGGACTTCTTGCCGCCGCCGGATTCCTTGTTAACCGTGGCCCAGGCGCGCCGCTCGGCTTCCTCGTGCGCGACGCCGCGCTTTTCGTAGCCCTCTTCGATGTGTTCGGCCTTGCGCTTCTGTTTGCCGGTATAGGCCGCCTTGCTGCCGCGGGGCATGGTGCTTCTCCTGCGTTCGGTCCGACCGCTGAACGCGCGGCAAAGCGCACCGGTTCCGCTTCGCTAGAACAAGGCGACGCCGAGTTCGACCTCCTGTTGCGGCGTGACATAGATCGTCGCGCCGTCCGCGCCCGGCACGCCGAGCGTCAGCACCTCGGAGACCTCGGGCCCCATCTTGCGCGGCGCAAAGTTGACGACCGCGAGCACCTGCCGGCCCAGCAGCGCGTCCTTCGGATAATTGCGATAGGCGCCGCACGACACCTTGGTGCCGATATCGCCGCCGAAGTCGATGGTCAAACGCCAGGTCGGCTTCTTCGTCTGCGCCTCCTCGACCTTGACGATGCGGCCGACGCGGATATCGAGCGCATCGAAATGCGAGAAATCGGCGATGGGTTTGACGCTCATGGTTTGCCTTTCGTCCTTCACTGCCACACCATTGGCGGCAAACATGGCACCGGGAGATTCAGGATGAAAGTAGCGATCGTGACGGCGGGCGGCAGCGGCATGGGCGCGGCCTGCGCGAGGAAACTGGCCGCCGACGGCTACAAGGTCGCGATCCTGTCGTCATCGGGCAAAGGCGAAGCGCTCGCCAAGGAACTCGGCGGCATCGGCGTCACCGGCACCAACCAATCGAACGACGATCTCAAGCGCCTTGTCAACGAGACGATGGCGACCTGGGGCCGCGTCGATGCGCTGGTGAACAGCGCCGGCCACGGGCCGCGCGACGAGATTCTGAAAATCACCGACGAGCAGTGGCACACCGGCATGGATGTGTACCTGCTCAGCGCGATCCGTCCGGCGCGGCTGGTGGCGCCGATCATGGCGGCGCAGAAGTCGGGTTCGATCGTCAACATCTCGACCGCCTGGGCGTTCGAGCCGAGCCCGCTGTTTCCGACCTCGGGCGTGTTCCGCGCCGGGCTCGCGGCCTTCACCAAATTATTCGCCGACAAATACGCCGCCGACAATGTGCGCATGAACAATGTGCTGCCGGGCTGGATCGATTCACTGCCGGAGAAGGACGAGCGCCGCGAACAGGTCCCGATGGGCCGCTACGGCACCGCCGACGAAATCGCCGCGACCGTGGCGTTCCTGGTCTCCGACGGCGCGGGCTACATCACCGGGCAGAATCTGAAGGTCGATGGCGGCCTGATGCGGGGGATTTGATCTCTCTCCGCCTCGTCCTTCGAGGCTCGCTGCGCTCGCACCTCAGGATGAGGCCGGGAGAGTTGCGCCTCACAGAATCCCGTACTTCGCATAAACATCCGCCAGCAGCCGGCCCTGGAGCAGTTCGTCGCGGGAGCGGTTCTCGCCGTCGACCTTCCTGAAGGCCGCCTCGAAAACCTTCTCCTCGATCTCGCGCGGGATGACGACCACGCCGTCGACATCGCCGAACACGATATCGCCGGAGCGCACCTTGACGCCGCCGCATGCCATCGGCCGGTCGATCTCAAGCATCTTGCCGCGGCCGCGCGAATCCAGCGGGCCGATGCCACCGCAGAACACCGGAAATTTCAGTTCGCGGATGAAGCGCACGTCGCGGCACAGCCCGTCGGTGACGCAGCCGACGCCGCCGCGCATGCGGGTCGCCGTGGTGAGCAATTCGCCCCACGGCGCGATGGTGAGATTGCCGGCGCAGCCGAGCACCGGAATTTCGCCGGGCTTGATGTCGTCGATCAGCCTGATCTCGAGTTCGTACGGGTTCTCGCCCTCGGGCCCGGCATCGCAGACCGCCATATAGGCGCCGGTCCGCGCGCGGCCGATAAGCACGACGGTGTCGTCGAGCGGCCGGATGTTGGGCGTCATGGCCTGCGATGTGTGGCCGAGGCTGTCGAGCACGTCGGAGAGAACGGGCGTGTAGAGCTTCTCCTTCGCCCGCGCCAAGTCATCAACGCCCAGCATGCTGACCCTCCCGAACCGTTTTGACTTTCGTGGAGTGTGGCCGAGAGGCCGCAGCAGCGTCAATCGTGCGGTGCGGCGCGAGCGCGTGCGGTCTTTATGGCGCCCTTATTTCGTCGGCTGACAATTCCTCTCGCGACTTTACGCGAAGGCGGCCATCTGTCCGTCAGTGGAAGATGGAGGCGACCATGTCGCGCTACGAGGAACTTCAGGATCGGTTCGACGCGCCGGATCGCGGAGCGGACGTTTTCTGGACGCTCGTTATCATCGGCTTTGCTTTGCTACTCGGCGCTCTCGCGGTGACCAGCAACGGCAAGACCGATTGCTTGAACGTCGCCAACGATCAGGCCCGGCTGGCGTGTTTCGACGCCGCCGCTTCGCCGCAGCCCGCCAAGGGCGCGGTCATCCAGTACAAGTAATGGAGAATGTTATGACCCTCTCGGTTCACTGGAGCCAGACGCCGCGGGGCGCGGCCGCCGATAGCCCGGCGCGCAGGCTGGCATGGCAATGCGTCAAGGGCGCCGGCGTTGCCATTCTGCTGGCTTCGATGCTGGTGGCCATCATCGGCGTCCGCATCTACGCCTTCGTGCCGGCGCTGCATTGATTGGGCTGTGACGCGAGGCGGGTGGCGCCTCGCGTTAGGTATCCACCTTCAGCGCCGCGATGAACGCCTCTTGCGGGATGTCGACCTTCCCGTACTGGCGCATCTTCTTCTTGCCCTTCTTCTGCTTGTCCAGAAGCTTGCGCTTGCGGGTGGCGTCGCCGCCTTAGCGCTTGGCCGTCACGTCCAAAGTAACTCCAAAGCGCATGGCGCGCACGGTTTCACGGGCGATGGCTCGATGCTAAGCCGCCTCGGTGAGAAGCGCGGGCGAAAGGTGCGTCCTTGCATCGAGAACTTCGATACCGACGATCCGCCCTTCGGCGTCGTAATCAAATACGATGTCGGGAGAGACTTCGGCGCTCTCAATGATGTTTTCCTGCGACAAGCGGATATAGGCCGCATTATCCTCAGGCCGATATTTGATCGTCGGCGTCATGACGGCCTCCGTGCATCCCGGTCGAAAAACACCGTCAGAATACGGATTTCGGCAGCCGTTTCAATGCACGCGATTCGAAGGACGCGACCTCCAAATTCCGGGATTGCCCGAAACCGGCGCTCCACACCGGCACGATGCGGGTCGGGATACGATCATTCCGGCTTCCTCGCGGTCATATCGATCCAATCAGGATGCAGCTTGCGCTCTGCGATGGCGTCCTCGGCGTGCCTTGTAAATCGCAAGGGCTTTCGATCCGGCATCAGGGCGTCCCCCATCCCGAGGGAAGCATATCACATCAGGCGGCCCTTGGTCCGACGTTTCCCGTCAGGTATCCACCTTGAGTGCCGCGATGAACGCCTCTTGCGGAATGTCCACCTTGCCGTACTGGCGCATCTTCTTCTTGCCCTTCTTCTGCTTGTCCAGAAGCTTGCGCTTGCGGGTGGCGTCGCCGCCGTAGCACTTGGCGGTCACGTCCTTGCGCATGGCACGCACGGTTTCGCGGGCGATGATCTTGCCGCCGATGGCGGCCTGGATCGGCACCTGGAACATGTGCGGCGGGATCAGTTCTTTCAGCTTCTCCACCATGCCGCGGCCGCGCGATTCGGCGCGGCTGCGATGCACCAGCATCGACAGCGCGTCGACCGGCTCGTCATTGACGAGGATCGACATCTTCACGAGATCGGCCTCGCGATAGTCGGTGAGCGCGTAGTCGAACGAGGCATAGCCCTTCGACACCGATTTCAGGCGGTCGTAGAAATCGAACACCACTTCGTTCAGCGGCAGTTCGTATTTCACCATGGCGCGCGAGCCGACATAGGTCAGCTCCTTCTGCGTGCCGCGGCGGTCCTGACACAGCTTGAGCACCGCGCCGAGATATTCGTCCGGCGTCAGGATCGTCGCTTCGATCCACGGTTCCTCGATGGTGAGAATCTTCATCACATCCGGCATGTCGACCGGATTGTGCAATTCGATCTGCGTGCCGTCGCGCAGGTTCATCTTGTAGATGACCGACGGCGCTGTCGCGATCAGATCAAGATTGAATTCGCGTTCCAGCCGCTCCTGGATGATTTCGAGATGCAGCAGGCCGAGAAAACCGCAGCGGAAGCCGAAGCCGAGAGCGGCCGAGGTTTCCATTTCAAAGCTGAACGAGGCGTCGTTGAGCCGCAGCTTGCCCATCGCCGCGCGCAAGTCCTCGAACTGCGCCGCATCGACCGGGAACAGACCGCAGAACACCACCGGGATCGACGGCTTGAAGCCGGGCAGGGGCTCGTCGACCGGATTGCGCTCGTCGGTGATGGTGTCGCCGACGCGCGTATCGGCCACTTCCTTGATCGAGGCGGTCAACATGCCGATCTCGCCGGGGCCGAGCTCATCGACGATGGTCAGTTTCGGCTTGAACACGCCGGTGCGGTCGACTTCATAAGACGCATCGATGCCGATCATGCGGATGCGCTGGCCCTTCTTCAACACGCCATCGACAATGCGCACGAGAACGACCACGCCGAGATAGGGGTCGTACCAGCTGTCGACCAGCAGCGCTTTCAGCGGCGCATCGCGGTCGCCCTTCGGTGGCGGCAGGCGGGTGACAATGGCCTCAAGCACATCGGGGACGCCGAGGCCGGTCTTGGCCGAGATCATCACCGCGTTCGAGGCGTCGAGACCGATGACGTCCTCGATCTGTTTCTTGATCTTTTCCGGTTCGGCGGCGGGCAGATCGACCTTGTTCAGCACCGGCACGATTTCGTGGCCGGCATCGAGCGCGTGATAAACGTTGGCGAGCGTCTGCGCCTCGACGCCCTGTGAGGCATCGACCACCAGCAGCGAGCCTTCGCAGGCGGCCAGCGAGCGGTTCACCTCATAGGCAAAGTCGACATGGCCGGGGGTGTCGATCAGGTTGAGGATGTAATCTTTGCCGTCACGGGCCTTGTAGTTCAGGCGCACGGTCTGCGCCTTGATGGTAATGCCGCGCTCCTTCTCGATATCCATATTATCGAGAACCTGCTCCTTGCCGGCCATTTCGCGCGCGTCGAGGCCGCCCGTGAGCTGGATCAGCCGATCGGCGAGGGTCGATTTGCCATGGTCGATATGGGCGACGATGGAGAAATTGCGGATGTTTTGAATGGGCACGGCCGTCATGGCCGCGAGATAACACCCGAATCCGGGGCCATCAAGGCAATCCGGCCTCTAAACCCTGTCATTCCGGGGCTGCCCGAAGGGCAGAACCCGGAATCCAGAGGCGGGCGCTGAATTCCGCGTCCGGTCCTTCGGACCGTCCCAGAATGACGTCGATTACTGCGCCTTCCAGACCACCGCGGCGGAGACGGCGTAATTCCACACCGCACCCATCACCGCGCCACCCAGGCCTGCGATCCACCAGCTCGGCCCTCCGGAATAGAGCAGGCTGGCGATGCCGATATTGGAAATCGCGCCGACCGAGCAGATCAGTTCAAACTCGACCAGGCCCCGGAAAAAGGCCCAGCCGGTCAGCCGCTGGTCGCGGTAGGTGAAGGCGTTGTTGAAGACGTAGTTCCAGGCGATGGCGACCACGGTGGCGATGGTCTGCTGCAGACCGAAGCCGGGCACGCCGAGCGCGTGGAGCGCGGTGAGCATTGCCATGTGTGCGCCGATGCCGGTCGCTCCGACCAGGCAGAACAGCACGAAACGGTAGGAGATCGTGTCGTTGCTGAGCTTGGCCAGCAGCAGTTGCCCGAAATCGAGGGCGACGCGGGCATCGAGCTTGCTCTCGCCGGCGAGCCGCGCGCCGAACACGTAAGGCAGTTCTGTCACGCGCAGGACATCGCGGCCGGTGGCGGCGATGTCGAGCAGGATCTTGAAGCCCTGCGTCGACAGCTTCGGTGCCATGTCGTCGATCACGTCGCGGCGGAGCATGAAAAAGCCGCTCATCGGATCGGTCAGTTCGACCTTGAGCAGCTTGCGCGCCAGCGCCGTGGACCACTGGCTCGCCTTGGCACGGCCGGCAGAAAAGCCGGTATCCGTGGTGCCGTCGATGTAGCGCGAGGCGACGACCAGGTCGGTGTTGCCGTCGCGCAAGGTCGCGACCATCCGCGCCAGTACGGTCTCGTCATGCTGGCCGTCGGCATCCATCACCGCGACGAATTTCGCCTGCGAGGCCAGCATGCCCTCGATACAGGCTCCGGCGAGGCCGCGGCGGCCGACCCGGCGGATGCAGCGCACGCGGCGGTCCTGCGCGCCGATGGCGCGGGCCACGGCGCTGGTGCCGTCCGGCGAATTGTCGTCGACGATGATGACTTCCCAGTCGATGCCGGCGAGCGCCCGCGACAGGCGTTCGACCACCACCGGCACATTCCGGTGCTCGTTGAAGGTCGGCAGAATGACCGTGAGTTCAGGCGCGGCTTCAATCGCGGGCACCAGCGCCGGCGCATCGACTTGCGGCATGCGGGCGTGCTGAGCCGCCGTGTTTTCCAGAGTGTCCTGAGCCATCGGAGCCTTAAGCCTTTGCCGGTCGGCAGTGTGGTGGAGCGGCGTTAACAGCCGGTTCGCGCAAGGCTTGATTCCAATATAATAGAATTATAGGATCTGATCATGGAACAGGTCGACGACCGGACTGGTGAACTGGACCGTGCCATCGGCGCCCAGGTGCGGGCGTTGCGCTCGGCGCGCGGCCTGACTTTGGAGGCGCTGGCGGACAAGGCGGGAGTCAGCCGCGCCATGCTGTCGCGCATCGAGCGCGGCGAGTCGAACCCCACCGCGCAACTGCTCGGCCGTGTCTGCGCCGGGCTCGACGTCACTTTGTCGGCGCTCTTTGCGGAGACCGAGCGCGCGGCTTCGCCACTGTCACGCCGCGCCGATCAGTCGGTGTGGCGCGATCCCGGCAGCGGCTATGTGCGGCGCGTGGTCACGCCGCCGAATTGCGGTTCAGCCGCCGACATTGTCGATGTCGAGTTTCCGCCTGGTGCTTCGGTGACGATGGAATCATCGCGCAACCCTGCGATGGATCAGCAGATCGTGCTGCTCTCGGGCCGCATGGACATCACGGCCGGTGACACGACGCACCGCCTCGAGGCAGGCGACGGCCTGTACACGCCCCTTGGCCAGCCTGTTTCATTTCACAATCCGGGGACAAAGGCCGCGCATTACCTGGTCGTCGTCGCGCCTGGTGGGCCGCGTTATTGAAAGGCGAGGGCAGGGTGAGGACATGAGCGCGATCGTCATTCGTGAAATCGGTGCGGCGGAAGCGGAGCGGCGCATCGCCGAACTCGGAGCCATCCTGCGCGACGCGGTCGACGGCGGCGCCTCGGTGAATTTTCTCGCCGGCCTCACGCAAGCTGAAGCGGAAGCATTCTGGCGCGGGCAGCTGGCCGGCCTGGCCGACGGCAGCCGCCATCTCCTCGTTGCCGATGACGGCGAGAAACTGGTCGGCACCGTGGTGCTGACCCTGGCGCCGCAGCCGAACCAGCCGCACCGCGCCGATGTCGGCAAGATGCTGGTGCTGTCGTCGTTGCGGCGGCAGGGGCTGGGCTGCAGGTTGCTCGAGGCGGTCGAGGCGCTGGCGCGGGCCAAGGGTCGCACCCTGCTGATGCTCGACACGACGACCGGTTCGTCCGGCGATAGGTTATATCGGTGCCGTGGGTGGGTAGAGTACGGCATCGTCCCCGCCCACGCCCTGTCAACTCTCGGCATCCCGACCGCGACGTCGTTTTTCTATAAGCAGATGTGAAGGCTGTGGGCGCTGCGGGGCGTGACGCCCGCTGCGGGGCGTGGCATAGGCAGGCCTATGCTCCGACTGATCCATCTCTTCAAGAACCTGCGCGCTTCGGTCGCCGATCCGGCCAATGCCAATGTGACGGTGTTCTTTGCACTGATCGCCTATGCCGCGGTGTGGACTGCCTATGGCGTCATCACCAAAGGGCCGGCCGGCTTCCACCCCGACATGACTGAGATTATCGCGTGGTCACGCGATTTCGACTTCGGCACTGTCAAGCATCCACCACTGGCGGCCTGGCTGGTGCGCGGCTGGTTCGAGGTCTTCCCGGTCGCCAACTGGTCCTATTATCTGCTGGCGATGTTGATGCCGGCTATTACGCTGTGGGTCATCTGGCTCATCTCGGCCGAATATCTGCCGTTGGAGAAGCGCGTCGCCGGCGTCGCGATCATGACGCTGATCCCGTTCTTTTCCTTTCACGCGCTGAAGTTCAATGTGAACACGGTGCTGATGCCGCTGTGGGCACTCACCACATTTTTCTTCCTGCGTTCCTACACGACGCGCAGCCCGCGCGCTGCGGCCTTTGCCGGCATTTTTGCCGCCGCCGCCATGCTGGGCAAATACTGGTCGATCTTCCTCATCGCCGGCCTGATCATCGCCGCGCTCGCCAGCCGGCGGCGTAGCGTTTATTTCCGCTCGGCGGCGCCGTGGGTCACCGTGATGGTCGGCGCGGCGCTGATCGCGCCACACTTCATCTGGCTCGTCGAGCACGACTTCATCACGTTCAAATACGCCTCTGCCGTGCATGAAGCGAAATCGTTCTCTGCGACGATCATCGCCGCGATCGGCTATCTCGCCGGCTCGTTCGGCTATGTCGCGCTGCCGGCGATCATTGTGTTCGTGGTGGCGCGTGTGAAGGTCACAACTTTGCGCGACATGGCCTGGCCGCAGGACGATGACCGTCGGCTGGTGGCGCTGGCGTTCTGGGGACCGCTTCTGCTGCCGGTTGTGGGTGCGTTGCTGGCGCGGATGGAAATCACGTCGCTGTGGTCGATGTCGGCCTGGACCTTGCTGCCGATCCTGCTGCTGTCGTCGAAAGACGTCACCTGGCGTTCGGTCGATAGCGAACGCGTTGCCGCATTTGCGGCTGGGCTGCCGCTCCTTCTCCTGCTGGCCGCACCGTTCATCGCAGCGCAGAGCCTGCCTAAAGGTCCGCCGACCGCCGCGGTGCAGGCACCGCTGCTGGCCCGCGAGGTCGAGCGGCTGTGGCACCAGATGGTGCCGTTTCCGCTGCGCTATGTCGGTGGCGATGGCGACATCGTGCTGCCGGTAACGGCTTATGCTGCCGATCGCCCGCGCGCGCTCGTTCCGGGCTTCATTCTGCCGCCAGATCCGATGGCGTTGCGGCATGCCGGCATGGTGCAACTGTGCTTCTCCGGGGACGAAGCTTGTCTGGCCCGCGCCAAGGCCGAGATCGGCGGTGCGCCGTTCCAGACCAACCAGACCACCATCGTACAGACGCCGGGCCGGCCTGGCGCCGAGCCGCGACGTTATACGATCATGGTGGTACCGCCGCGGTCGTGATATGCGCTTGCGCTGAAGAGAGGGCAGGGCCTTGGACAGCAAGAGCAGGACCGCGAGCTTTTTTAGCTATGAGAATCTGTTGCGCATCGAGGATCGCATTGCTGCGACCTTCTTGCGCTATCCGTGGATCGGTTGGGGCCTCTGGATCGCCTTCCTGATCGCGACGCTGCTGCGCACGCATCCGCGCCGCTTCGGCTCGACCTTCCAGGCTTATCTGAACGCGGCGCACAGCTTCTGGAGCGGCGGGCCGGTCTACGATATGTCGACGCTCGGCGAGTATCTGTACTGGCCGGTGTCGCTATTGGTGCTCGGCCCCTTGCCGATGTTCTCGCCTGTGGTCGCTGCGGCGATTGCGGCCGCTGTTTCGGCCGCGCTGCTGACCTGGGCGGCGGTGGCGATGATGCGGTTGCTGCTGCCGGAGCAGAGCCGCGGCGACGTCATCAATCTCGCCGGCATCCTGCTCACACTCAATATTCCGAACGCCTGGTTTAACCTGAAATATGTGCAGGCGCAGGTCGGCATGACCGCTTTCATGATGCTGGCGGCGGTCGCGATCGCCAAACGTCAGTGGATTATGGCCTCGCTGTGGCTGTTCTTCAGCGTCGTCATCAAGCCTTTGTCGCTGGTGATGCTGCTGCTGTGCGGCGCGACCCAGCCGAAAATGCGGCTGTGGCTGATACTGGCGCTGGCCGCGGCACTGGCATTGCCGTTCGCCTTCGGCCATCCGGCCTATGTGGCCGAGCAATATCGCCTCTGGATCGTCAAGCTGCAGCAGCTCACCACGGTGGAGCCGGGGCAGTGGCTCTATCAAGCCGACTTCGCCACCATGCTAGATACATTCGGCATCGTG
Proteins encoded:
- the mepA gene encoding penicillin-insensitive murein endopeptidase, which gives rise to MTYRAAIIGACFTLLVAGAFAVGQTLDGAPDASVSAPADQPSATRPAVIAPWTAPPATTTPPAAPPIDVVKPAAPEPAPAPVTTAPATDTPAPAVASPTPLPPEKPSIADKADRKDEPVPAKQLFSAEKLPSLGKAMAIGYYPRGCLQGGVALPVNGPTWQVMRLSRNRNWGHPSLVQFLERFAPAAAKATGWKGILVGDMAQPRGGPTPFGHMSHQTGLDVDVWFMPMPGHTLSSDEREKVSAINLVGTDWKSINPKTWTPQHYDFIRVAAQQPGVERVLVNAAIKKEMCRMQGAKHPDWMEKVRPWYAHHDHIHVRLECPADSPNCRPQPSVPDSDGCGAALDYWFSDKVLKPKPRPPGGKPPRPITLADLPPACKTVLAAPAKSPTE
- a CDS encoding L,D-transpeptidase, with product MRCVGVAVAVAFLGLAPSVAQAEIVITISKAQQRVAVAVDGAERFRWPVSTGRRGFDTPVGKFRPVRLEKNWYSRKYDWAPMPNSIFFYRGYAMHGTTEERNLGRRASHGCVRLSREHAATLFAMVRERGRANARIVVVNGPLPKQDYPAETPMAAVEQPADAAAALARATDDDVIQVTVTPDALPLAKPAVLTMAPPRDDAPAAMPLARPVARQARPARAEKFTSVGSEAAVLRGREAWLRSLDRKYGIVR
- a CDS encoding L,D-transpeptidase gives rise to the protein MRRLAVALFVLALSLAAHAAQAGIVVTVNKSAQELTVEVDGVTQYRWPVSTARWGYNTPNGTYRPQRLERQWYSRKYDWSPMPYSIFFAGGYAIHGSNEISRLGRPASHGCIRLHPKNAAVLFDLVKRNPGATRIDIVGGRPDAAPEKSPRRTGPQVEFRPRKRVMHEERIVRRRAVPAEESFEEIFLEPPRYRSRRAVQWDDF
- a CDS encoding plasmid stabilization protein, whose translation is MPRGSKAAYTGKQKRKAEHIEEGYEKRGVAHEEAERRAWATVNKESGGGKKSGSGRGKKESHASSRKGGKIGGRASASRSKAARSRSAKKAAATRKRRAS
- a CDS encoding protein secretion chaperonin CsaA gives rise to the protein MSVKPIADFSHFDALDIRVGRIVKVEEAQTKKPTWRLTIDFGGDIGTKVSCGAYRNYPKDALLGRQVLAVVNFAPRKMGPEVSEVLTLGVPGADGATIYVTPQQEVELGVALF
- a CDS encoding SDR family oxidoreductase; protein product: MKVAIVTAGGSGMGAACARKLAADGYKVAILSSSGKGEALAKELGGIGVTGTNQSNDDLKRLVNETMATWGRVDALVNSAGHGPRDEILKITDEQWHTGMDVYLLSAIRPARLVAPIMAAQKSGSIVNISTAWAFEPSPLFPTSGVFRAGLAAFTKLFADKYAADNVRMNNVLPGWIDSLPEKDERREQVPMGRYGTADEIAATVAFLVSDGAGYITGQNLKVDGGLMRGI
- a CDS encoding RraA family protein produces the protein MLGVDDLARAKEKLYTPVLSDVLDSLGHTSQAMTPNIRPLDDTVVLIGRARTGAYMAVCDAGPEGENPYELEIRLIDDIKPGEIPVLGCAGNLTIAPWGELLTTATRMRGGVGCVTDGLCRDVRFIRELKFPVFCGGIGPLDSRGRGKMLEIDRPMACGGVKVRSGDIVFGDVDGVVVIPREIEEKVFEAAFRKVDGENRSRDELLQGRLLADVYAKYGIL
- a CDS encoding DUF2283 domain-containing protein gives rise to the protein MTPTIKYRPEDNAAYIRLSQENIIESAEVSPDIVFDYDAEGRIVGIEVLDARTHLSPALLTEAA